One window from the genome of Nocardioides panaciterrulae encodes:
- a CDS encoding TraR/DksA family transcriptional regulator: MARSTRTSLAGQAASAARKIVGRRPAADDPEETTPPARRTTAKKAPVKKAPAKKAAPAAKKAAPAKKAAPAAKKAAPAKKAAPAAKKAAPAKKATAAAKKAAPAKKAAPTKKAPVSSLVVKADEEAWTKAELAEVLTELHEQQAHSAGIVAAQEAELSGLMRDAGDGAGHDQADLGATSFERDHELTVLNIERDKLAQIERALLRIDDGSYGQCESCGNPIGKMRLMAFPRATLCLTCKQREERR, translated from the coding sequence ATGGCACGCAGCACTCGCACGTCGCTCGCCGGGCAGGCTGCGTCCGCGGCCCGCAAGATCGTCGGGCGCCGGCCGGCCGCCGACGACCCCGAGGAGACCACGCCTCCGGCCCGCCGGACCACCGCGAAGAAGGCTCCCGTGAAGAAGGCTCCCGCCAAGAAGGCCGCCCCCGCCGCGAAGAAGGCGGCTCCGGCCAAGAAGGCCGCCCCCGCCGCGAAGAAGGCGGCTCCGGCCAAGAAGGCCGCCCCCGCCGCGAAGAAGGCGGCTCCGGCCAAGAAGGCCACCGCGGCCGCGAAGAAGGCGGCTCCGGCCAAGAAGGCGGCTCCGACCAAGAAGGCGCCCGTGAGCTCCCTGGTCGTCAAGGCCGACGAGGAGGCGTGGACCAAGGCCGAGCTCGCCGAGGTGCTGACCGAGCTGCATGAGCAGCAGGCGCACAGCGCCGGGATCGTCGCCGCCCAGGAGGCCGAGCTCTCCGGGCTGATGCGCGACGCCGGCGACGGCGCCGGCCACGACCAGGCGGACCTCGGGGCCACCAGCTTCGAGCGCGACCACGAGCTCACCGTGCTCAACATCGAGCGCGACAAGCTCGCCCAGATCGAGCGCGCGCTGCTGCGCATCGACGACGGCAGCTACGGACAGTGCGAGTCCTGCGGCAACCCCATCGGCAAGATGCGGTTGATGGCTTTCCCGCGTGCCACACTGTGCCTGACATGCAAGCAGCGCGAGGAACGTCGCTGA